A genomic region of Mycobacterium sp. Aquia_213 contains the following coding sequences:
- a CDS encoding Rieske 2Fe-2S domain-containing protein yields MHDTDEIRLIEAQAAPTRFARGWHCLGLIRDFGDGKPHAINAFGQKLVVFQSGDGKINVLDSYCRHMGGDLSQGEVKGDEIACPFHDWRWGGDGRCKQVPYARRAPKLARTATWTTLEQDGMLFVWNDPERKPPPPEVTIPRIEGATSDEWTDWHWYTTVVATSNCREIIDNVVDMAHFYYIHGALPTYFKNIFEGHVATQYMNGEGRPDMGGTEGSRMLGNTSVASYYGPSFMIDDLTYHYETGDAQSILINCHYPIDSNSFVLQYGIIVKKSETLPGDEAMRTAITLGDYIKLGFEQDVQIWRHKARIDNPLLVEEDGPVYQLRRWYQQFYVDAADVEPDMVDRFEFELDTTRPYQAWMKEVEANMAAQGSV; encoded by the coding sequence ATGCATGACACCGACGAAATTCGGCTCATTGAAGCCCAGGCCGCACCGACGCGGTTTGCCCGCGGTTGGCATTGCCTGGGGTTGATCAGAGATTTCGGTGACGGCAAGCCGCACGCGATCAACGCCTTCGGTCAGAAGCTTGTCGTCTTCCAAAGCGGGGACGGCAAGATCAATGTCCTCGACAGCTACTGCCGGCACATGGGCGGCGACCTGTCCCAGGGCGAGGTGAAGGGCGACGAAATCGCCTGCCCGTTCCACGACTGGCGCTGGGGCGGTGACGGGCGCTGCAAGCAGGTGCCCTACGCCCGGCGCGCACCCAAGCTGGCCCGCACGGCGACCTGGACGACGCTGGAACAGGACGGCATGTTGTTCGTCTGGAACGACCCGGAGCGCAAACCGCCGCCGCCGGAGGTGACGATCCCGCGCATCGAGGGAGCCACCAGCGACGAATGGACCGACTGGCATTGGTACACCACGGTCGTAGCAACGAGCAACTGCCGCGAAATTATCGACAACGTCGTGGATATGGCGCACTTCTACTACATCCACGGCGCGTTGCCGACCTACTTCAAGAACATCTTCGAAGGACACGTCGCGACGCAGTACATGAACGGTGAGGGACGCCCGGACATGGGTGGCACCGAAGGCTCACGGATGCTGGGCAACACCTCGGTGGCGTCCTACTACGGGCCGTCCTTCATGATCGACGACCTGACCTACCACTACGAGACCGGTGACGCCCAATCCATCCTGATCAATTGCCACTATCCGATCGACTCGAATTCCTTTGTGCTGCAATACGGCATCATCGTCAAGAAATCCGAGACGCTGCCCGGCGATGAGGCCATGCGGACCGCGATCACACTCGGCGACTACATCAAGCTCGGTTTCGAGCAGGACGTCCAGATCTGGCGGCACAAGGCGCGCATCGACAATCCGCTGCTGGTCGAGGAGGACGGCCCGGTCTATCAGCTGCGTCGCTGGTATCAGCAGTTCTACGTCGATGCCGCCGACGTGGAGCCGGACATGGTGGACCGCTTCGAGTTCGAGCTGGACACCACCCGGCCGTACCAGGCGTGGATGAAAGAGGTCGAAGCGAATATGGCGGCCCAGGGCTCAGTGTGA
- a CDS encoding PadR family transcriptional regulator yields MMSYEEEVSGYDLKKWIDWSVDLYYWSPSFSQIYTELKKLEGLGLATSRVERDEGTRSRRLYKITAAGLAAVTEWATDAPVDPPVLKHSVLMRMTLGHLSNPARLKELLQEYVAYTEACHRKAVEDAEGAEAEPAWAYSVLALRWAAKYYAAEREFALEMMKDIDEADRTLQTAPKGSSGKARTTPGYWREVEKQVEAKREAD; encoded by the coding sequence ATGATGTCCTACGAAGAGGAAGTCTCCGGCTACGACCTGAAGAAGTGGATCGACTGGAGCGTCGACCTTTACTACTGGAGCCCCTCGTTCAGCCAGATCTACACCGAGCTGAAGAAGCTGGAGGGCCTGGGCCTGGCGACGTCTCGAGTCGAGCGCGACGAGGGCACCCGCAGCCGCCGGCTCTACAAGATCACCGCGGCGGGGCTGGCCGCGGTCACCGAGTGGGCCACTGACGCGCCGGTGGATCCGCCGGTGCTCAAACACAGCGTGCTGATGCGGATGACGTTGGGGCATCTGAGTAACCCGGCGCGGCTCAAGGAATTACTGCAGGAGTATGTGGCCTACACCGAGGCCTGCCACCGCAAGGCGGTCGAGGACGCCGAGGGGGCCGAAGCCGAACCCGCGTGGGCGTATTCGGTGCTCGCGCTGCGCTGGGCGGCCAAGTACTACGCGGCCGAGCGCGAGTTCGCGCTCGAGATGATGAAGGACATCGACGAGGCCGACCGCACATTGCAGACGGCGCCGAAGGGTTCTTCGGGCAAAGCGCGGACCACGCCCGGCTACTGGCGCGAGGTCGAAAAGCAGGTCGAGGCCAAGCGCGAAGCCGATTAG
- a CDS encoding 3-ketosteroid-delta-1-dehydrogenase, with amino-acid sequence MTTHSATIPAGLPVADTSVDLLVVGSGTGMAAALAAHELGLSVLVVEKASHVGGSTARSGGALWLPAGPVLAEAGAGDTQEHAATYLDSVVAGSAPRQRSTGFLTHVSATVDMLRRTTALRFFWARDYSDYHPEEPGGSAAGRTCECHPFDTSLLGAYRTRLEPGLMEASVPVPTTGADYRWMNLVARVPRKGIPTFAKRIAQGVGGRILGRRYAAGGQGLAAGLFAGVLRAGIPVWTETSLLRLDLDGDRVRGAVVAHGDREVLISARRGVVLATGGFDHSMDMRWKFQSESLRPNLSLGAAANTGDGIRAGQELGGGIDLMDQAWWFPAVAPLPGEAPTVMLAERSLPGSLIVNQHGRRFANESSDYMSFGQRLLGLERSGSPVESMWIIFDQQYRNSYVFGAQLFPRMRIPQAWYDAGIAVRADNFAELGARIGVPVSEFTATVTGFNQNAAAGADPDFSRGRSAYDRYYGDPTISPNPNLRALTKGPFYAVKMVLSDLGTCGGLRADHRARVLREDGAVINGLYAIGNTAANAFGTTYPGAGATIAQGLVYGYIAARDAAGAD; translated from the coding sequence GTGACAACACACAGCGCGACGATTCCTGCCGGGCTTCCCGTGGCCGACACGAGCGTCGACCTGCTGGTCGTGGGCTCGGGCACCGGGATGGCCGCGGCGCTGGCCGCCCACGAACTCGGGCTGTCGGTGCTGGTCGTGGAGAAGGCGTCGCACGTGGGCGGCTCGACCGCCCGGTCCGGCGGCGCGCTCTGGTTGCCCGCCGGTCCGGTGCTGGCCGAGGCCGGTGCCGGCGATACGCAGGAGCACGCCGCCACCTACCTGGACTCGGTGGTGGCGGGTTCGGCGCCCCGGCAGCGCTCGACGGGATTCTTGACGCATGTGTCCGCGACGGTCGACATGCTGCGGCGCACCACTGCGCTGCGATTCTTCTGGGCGCGCGACTATTCCGATTACCACCCCGAGGAGCCCGGTGGCAGCGCGGCGGGCCGCACCTGCGAGTGCCATCCGTTCGACACGTCGCTGCTCGGCGCCTACCGCACCCGGTTGGAGCCGGGCCTGATGGAGGCGAGCGTCCCGGTGCCGACGACGGGTGCCGACTACCGCTGGATGAATCTGGTGGCACGGGTGCCGCGCAAGGGAATTCCGACCTTCGCCAAGCGAATCGCGCAAGGCGTGGGCGGCCGGATACTGGGCCGGCGTTACGCCGCGGGCGGTCAGGGCCTGGCGGCCGGCCTATTCGCGGGTGTATTGCGCGCCGGTATCCCGGTGTGGACCGAAACCAGCCTGCTTCGCCTCGATCTCGACGGTGACCGTGTCCGCGGCGCGGTGGTGGCGCACGGCGACCGCGAGGTGCTGATCAGCGCCCGGCGCGGAGTCGTGCTGGCCACCGGAGGTTTCGACCACAGCATGGACATGCGGTGGAAATTTCAGTCGGAATCGCTGCGCCCCAACCTGAGTCTCGGCGCGGCGGCCAATACCGGCGACGGGATCCGCGCCGGGCAGGAACTCGGCGGCGGCATCGATCTGATGGACCAGGCGTGGTGGTTCCCCGCCGTCGCGCCACTGCCCGGCGAGGCGCCCACCGTGATGCTGGCCGAACGGTCACTGCCGGGCAGCCTGATCGTGAACCAGCATGGCCGCCGATTCGCCAACGAGTCATCGGATTACATGTCCTTCGGCCAGCGGCTGCTCGGGCTGGAGCGATCCGGCAGCCCGGTCGAATCGATGTGGATCATTTTCGACCAGCAGTACCGCAACAGCTATGTCTTTGGCGCCCAACTATTTCCGCGGATGCGTATCCCGCAGGCGTGGTACGACGCCGGCATCGCGGTGCGCGCCGACAACTTCGCCGAGCTGGGCGCCCGGATCGGGGTGCCGGTTTCGGAGTTCACCGCGACGGTCACCGGCTTCAACCAAAACGCCGCTGCCGGTGCCGATCCCGACTTCAGCCGGGGTCGTAGCGCCTACGACCGCTATTACGGCGACCCGACCATCTCGCCCAATCCCAACCTGCGCGCCTTGACCAAGGGGCCGTTCTACGCCGTCAAGATGGTGCTCAGCGACCTGGGCACCTGCGGTGGATTGAGGGCCGACCACCGGGCGCGCGTCCTTCGCGAGGACGGTGCGGTGATCAACGGGCTGTACGCGATCGGCAATACCGCCGCCAACGCGTTCGGCACCACGTATCCGGGCGCGGGGGCGACGATCGCGCAGGGCCTCGTGTACGGCTACATCGCGGCCCGGGACGCGGCCGGCGCCGACTAA
- a CDS encoding alkene reductase translates to MTRTRASDDGVPTRLMADYYAQRASSGLIISEGTFPSARGQAYPGQPGLHTDAQQAGWARVAEAVHAAGGRIVVQLMHSGRISHPDILDGQRPVGPSEIRPSGTVHTSTGKKAFVVPHELTAHQIRCVISDFVTAACRARAAGADGVEIDAANGYLLSQFLTYDANYRRDAYGGSAQDRARLPTEVIGAVADAIGPDRLGLRISPGNPENDIHEPDLEAHLILAKNARELRLAYLHARVPPERPIYSWLRRRWPDRLLLNRRFQTTTTRERAVDVVTTGTADAVTIDHAYLANPDLVRRWTYGAELNEARMEFLYTGGALGYTDYPPL, encoded by the coding sequence ATGACGCGCACCCGCGCGTCCGACGACGGGGTGCCCACCCGGCTGATGGCCGATTACTACGCGCAGCGGGCGAGCTCGGGGTTGATCATCAGCGAAGGGACGTTCCCGTCGGCGCGCGGCCAGGCGTACCCCGGCCAGCCCGGTTTGCACACCGACGCGCAGCAAGCCGGATGGGCACGGGTCGCCGAAGCGGTCCACGCGGCCGGCGGTCGGATTGTGGTGCAACTCATGCACTCCGGCCGTATCTCGCATCCCGATATCCTGGACGGTCAACGGCCCGTTGGACCGTCGGAGATCCGACCGTCCGGCACGGTGCACACCAGCACCGGCAAGAAGGCCTTCGTTGTTCCGCATGAACTCACCGCCCACCAAATACGCTGCGTGATATCCGATTTCGTCACCGCAGCGTGTCGCGCACGCGCCGCCGGCGCGGACGGCGTCGAGATCGACGCCGCGAACGGATACCTGTTGAGTCAATTTCTCACCTACGACGCGAATTATCGGCGCGACGCCTACGGCGGGTCCGCGCAGGATCGCGCGCGGCTTCCCACCGAGGTCATCGGCGCGGTCGCGGACGCGATCGGTCCCGACCGGCTGGGGCTGCGCATCTCTCCGGGCAATCCGGAGAACGACATTCACGAACCGGACCTCGAGGCGCACCTGATTCTCGCCAAGAACGCTCGCGAACTGAGGCTGGCGTATCTGCACGCACGGGTCCCACCCGAACGCCCGATCTACTCCTGGTTGCGTCGCCGCTGGCCGGACCGCCTGTTGCTCAACCGCAGGTTTCAGACGACGACCACTCGTGAGCGGGCCGTCGACGTCGTCACGACCGGCACGGCGGACGCCGTGACGATTGACCACGCCTATCTGGCGAATCCGGATCTGGTGCGGCGATGGACGTACGGCGCAGAACTCAATGAGGCCCGGATGGAATTCCTCTACACCGGTGGCGCGTTGGGCTATACCGACTACCCACCTTTGTGA
- a CDS encoding TIGR03619 family F420-dependent LLM class oxidoreductase: protein MKFVFPLPHMLRLKATMQPWEPEVTGPDQTRMAKCADRWGYDMIAFPEHLVIPAEHVELSGPHYLHSTVAQAHVAGATERIAINSCVTVLPLQHPIVLAKALATADWMSGGRMMVTFGVGWLAREFELLGVPFHERGRIADEYLAAIVELWTSDTPQFEGRYVSFDNIAFEPKPVQKPHLPIWIGGDADAALRRAAKHASGWWAFLTPPEQIAERVDYIKSQPCYDGRPFDVMHGMGTNRVGEGHVVRKGIRDRPGMSAEQIIDRLNWFAEQGVTVSAVPIPAVRGVEEYLDYAQWVIEDIKPNVR from the coding sequence GTGAAATTCGTCTTTCCTCTGCCGCATATGCTCCGCCTCAAGGCCACCATGCAGCCCTGGGAACCAGAGGTCACCGGGCCCGACCAGACCCGGATGGCGAAGTGCGCCGACCGCTGGGGGTACGACATGATCGCCTTCCCAGAGCATCTCGTGATACCGGCCGAGCACGTCGAATTGTCCGGGCCGCACTATCTGCACTCGACGGTCGCCCAAGCCCATGTCGCCGGTGCCACCGAGCGCATCGCCATCAATTCCTGTGTCACCGTCTTGCCGCTGCAGCATCCGATCGTCCTGGCCAAGGCGTTGGCCACCGCCGACTGGATGAGCGGAGGCCGGATGATGGTGACCTTCGGAGTCGGTTGGCTGGCACGGGAGTTCGAGCTGCTCGGTGTGCCGTTTCACGAGCGGGGCCGAATCGCCGACGAATACCTCGCTGCGATCGTCGAATTGTGGACCAGCGACACCCCACAATTCGAGGGTCGTTACGTTTCCTTCGACAACATCGCATTCGAGCCGAAACCCGTTCAGAAACCGCACCTTCCGATCTGGATCGGCGGTGACGCCGACGCGGCACTGCGCAGGGCGGCCAAACATGCCTCCGGCTGGTGGGCATTTCTGACACCTCCCGAGCAGATCGCCGAAAGAGTGGACTACATCAAATCCCAGCCGTGCTATGACGGTCGGCCGTTCGACGTGATGCACGGCATGGGAACCAATCGGGTCGGCGAGGGTCACGTTGTCCGCAAGGGCATCCGCGACCGGCCGGGCATGAGCGCCGAGCAGATCATCGACAGGTTGAACTGGTTCGCCGAGCAGGGTGTGACGGTCAGCGCCGTTCCCATTCCCGCGGTGCGCGGCGTCGAGGAATATCTCGACTATGCGCAGTGGGTGATCGAGGACATCAAGCCGAACGTCCGTTAG